A single region of the Salvia splendens isolate huo1 chromosome 18, SspV2, whole genome shotgun sequence genome encodes:
- the LOC121776794 gene encoding uncharacterized protein LOC121776794 has translation MKRYGVQCRLSSPYHPQSNGHAEIPTREIKSILEKRVNPSRKNWSARLENALWAYMTAYNTLIGMSPYRIIFGKKCHLPVGIEHRVYWAVQQVNMDARACEEERKLQLQEVEELRLESFETTKLWHDKNLRTKDLQVGQKVLLFQSRLKQMSRKLKSKWTGPYIKTALRSNGAVKISGSTPNFEPLIVNGHRLKVFRDNAEVCVVEEIPLHAHLDVA, from the coding sequence ATGAAGAGGTATGGGGTTCAGTGCAGACTgtctagcccctaccacccgcaaagCAACGGTCATGCTGAAATCCCTACCCGAGAGATAAAGAGCATCCTAGAAAAAAGAGTCAACCCTTCTAGGAAGAACTGGAGTGCAAGGTTGGAAAATGCTCTGTGGGCATACATGACAGCCTACAACACACTGATAGGAATGTCCCCCTACCGCATCATTTTCGGGAAGAAGTGTCATTTGCCAGTAGGGATTGAACACCGAGTGTACTGGGCAGTGCAACAAGTTAACATGGATGCTAgagcctgtgaggaggaaaggaagttgCAGCTACAGGAGGTGGAGGAACTCAGGTTGGAGTCGTTTGAAACAACAAAATTATGGCACGACAAAAATCTAAGGACCAAAGATCTCCaagttggccagaaagtactactctttcAATCGCGATTGAAGCAAATGTCTAGGAAGCTCAAATCAAAATGGACGGGACCATACATCAAAACTGCCCttcgttctaatggagcagtgaaAATTTCAGGGAGTACCCCTAACTTTGAACCTTtaatagtaaatggacataggctgaagGTGTTTAGGGACAACGCGGAGGTATGtgtagtggaagaaattccactacacGCACACCTTGATGTCGCCTAA